Sequence from the Fragaria vesca subsp. vesca linkage group LG4, FraVesHawaii_1.0, whole genome shotgun sequence genome:
ACAGAATATAGGACATTTGGTCATGCCTGAGGAAAATTCAAAAGTTTGAGGGGTAAACTGATGAAATTGAAAGTATAGGGATTAACATGAAGTTATTCCCAAACCTCACGGGGGTAAACTGAATTTAATTCTATAATTTATGTAGCATAAGTTAATTGGTAAATCCCACTCAACTCTTAATTAGTAATCCAAATTTGTCCTAGTTGCTTTTGATTGCATATGGTGTCTTTTTAAGTTGTTCTTGTTCAGTGTACTAGATATAATGTTCAGTGATAGTTTTAACTTTGCAAAACAATGAGCAATGAATCATGGATGTAGTCAAATTCCATCATCTTTTAAGTTGTTAAGTAGCTATTTAACTGCACAACATAATTGAGGCAAGACATATTCTGTGTGTTGACTAAGTCAAAATATGATTTCTGTCAAGATACTAGCATGATCAGTGATATTTGACTGGTTTTCTTACTCATTGCAGGGTATTCTATCTTCTGTTTATCTAGATGGAAGAGTTCTCCGTGGATGGAAAATGTACTTGTTGCCTCTAACCAACCTGAACGAGAATCCCAAAGTCAATCCCATAATTCAGGCTACAGAATCTGGATTCATTACAATGTCAACCCGTAAAAAGTTAAAACCAAAGTCTGGTATGCTTCTAACTATGCTTTCAGTTTTCTTTCAGTAATGCAAAGCTGCAACATTACTAAGGTCACCGTCCTGATCACAAGAAGAAAAAAATAATTATATTGATTTTCTTTTGCAGCAAAAGCTCGAATTGAACCAGCATTCTATGCTGGAAAGTTTTCTATCAGCAAACAAGACAAAATAAAAGACACATTCGTGTCATTGAGTGGTTGGGGTAAAGGAATTGTGACCATTAACAATTTCAATATAGGAAGATATTGGCCGGTAAATTAGTGCTTCTCTCTACACCGTACAATATCTCCAGTATATATTACATTTAGAACATGCACGTATTCTTTCACTCTACATATTAAGACATGGGTGCATTTTGCAGTTAAAGGGGCCACAGTGCAACCTCTATGTTCCTGCTCCTATCCTTAAGCATGGGGAAAACATTGTGGTATGAAATCCCAAAAGTGATTTTTGATCACTTATTTTTGAGTGTTCTTCTTTTTCTTATTTTTGTAATGTTTCACAGGTTATATTTGAGTTACAAGCGCCAAACCCTGAGCTTGTGGTACACTTGGTGGATCAGCCAGACTTCACCTGTGGTCCTAGTAAATCGAATCTGCATCAGTTGTAGTGCAATTATCGTATGAGATGATCTGAGTTTTGCTTGAAGACTTGAAAAGGGTGGAACTTGACTGTTCTTGATTGAGAAATGCTAGCCCATCAGAAATATCTTCCATCATATGCCTGTATACAGAGTTGATGGATACGCAAATCAAGCAATGAAGCATTATATCCTGTAGAGAAAAGAAAGAAAGATGTATAGATTGGTACAGTGCATAGGTCTGTAACTAGAAGGGAGGATGTTATACCAATTGTTGGCTTTTACAAATGGGCAGGCTATTAATTTTTGTTTTCGGTACTGTTCCCTAATATCAAGTAAGCTTTGGTCTATTGGATAACTTTTTCACAGTTCAGACAAAAAAAAGGCACTTATTTTATTTCAAGTGTTTCAGCATTGTCGTACATTCAAAATTACATCGGTCTTGTGTCTTGTATTCAAGCTTACAACTCAAATGTAGCAAATTTGCTCCCATGTCCCAACAAACACAGAGGGGAAGCCAACACTATGCTACAGAAATTACAGGTTACATCTACATCAACTCATTTTGAAGGCTGCTTGGAGTCATCCTTTGATTCTTGTTTTGATGACAAAGCAGCACTTGCTGCTGCCGACATGGCAGCTGCGGCTACACCTACCTTGGCACCACCTGCAGCCTTCATTGCAGTGGCTACTTTTGCAAATGCTGCTATTCCTCCCACAAGTATAGCTCTCAAGGCAACTGTTGGTTTTATTGCCATATTTTATGCTACCTGCAGTTTCCGATGATATTAAACTTTCATTTGGGCCACCAAGTCTATTGAACATCAGTGAGTTGTATATTCCACACACCCAAAAGTGAAATGTAATGAAAATCACAATGCAATTACACGGTAGTGAAAACATCACATTGGTTTCTCTCAAGGATTTACCAAAAGAAGAAAGAGGGCCATGTCCCAAGGATTGACTAAAAGATGGAAGCATATTCCCTCAAGGCTTTATGCAACAAACAAACCTGAAGAGCATATGCTTACAGATTCTGATCCATTAACATTAACTGGCTTAAGATAAGCATCTCCTTCTTAGCTTTTAATTTTTCTGATTTTCTAAAGCTGATAGAACTTAAGTTTTGACAAATGCAACTATATTTAGTTCGTAAAGTTATTAGAGTATAAAATAAGCTCTAATGGATCATCTCGAGAATGGTACAATAAATGTGCACACAAAGTTCTCAGCAAATATGAGAAAATCTAATCAGAAAACACTAGCTGCAATCATCAACAACCTGACCATAACAGAATTCTCATCCTAAAGCTGCCGTCACAATTTAATATTGTTCTTGTATGCAGAACTAACTTGACATAAAAATTGGGTACCCCTTCCGCTCCAATTCTACATGATGATTGCCCATTTAGTGCCAAAGTAGAACATTGTCAATAATTAACACGCCTCATATATCTCAAAGGCTCTGAACCCCTTTTGCAGACCATACAATAGCTACACAAGCCCCAAATTGAATCTCTAATTTCCGCCTTTCATGAATTTCATAGACATTCCAAATCTCATAACACTCAGAAACTGAAGATGTTTCTGGACTCTGAAAAATGTATTGGATTCAATCTTTTGTTATGGAATGCCATTCAATCTTTTCTACACGATGACTGCCATTCTAATAAGGCTCAAAGTTCTACGTGGGCAATGCATTGTTTCTTGAAAAAAAAAACAAATTCCCACATCTTCCAATTAAATTAGTAACCTTCATAGTAGCAGGTTTTCTCATAAAGCAATCAAATCAAAATAACCCAGATAGTTACATGCAATCCTAATCATAAAATCTAATCACACACCAAACACATCCAATTCACAAAATTCCCAAAATCAATATGTCAGAGAGTTAGAAACCGAACCTTAAAATCAGACACAGTTCGATTCTCTGGGCAAAATTGGGTGAGAGAGAGAGAAAGAGAAACGGGTGCCTGATTCCTTTAAGTAGCTTCCTGCTCTCTCGGAAACTAGAAATGAGGTCTCTCTCTCGCTCTTGAAAACGTCCCATTTCTACTTTCTAGTGTTGAATTTGGGCCAGCGGCCCAACATATTTAAACCCAATTACCCGATTATGGTAATCCAGCAAGTTTTATTCATATTATGAGTATCCAGACCATTTTTTTTCAAACGTTTGATCTACTTTTGCC
This genomic interval carries:
- the LOC101295327 gene encoding uncharacterized protein LOC101295327, which translates into the protein MAIKPTVALRAILVGGIAAFAKVATAMKAAGGAKVGVAAAAMSAAASAALSSKQESKDDSKQPSK